The following coding sequences lie in one Cannabis sativa cultivar Pink pepper isolate KNU-18-1 chromosome 5, ASM2916894v1, whole genome shotgun sequence genomic window:
- the LOC115717946 gene encoding blue copper protein 1b-like, producing MGSSKFIIIFINIAIIAISLVPSISAVDYIVGDEAGWTTNFDYQAWAQDKMFFVGDTLAFNYPAGEHNVFKVNGTDFRQCSTPLGSVPLTSGNDVITLATPGRKWYLCGVSQHCSLGGQKLSLYVIDQFAWSPMYPPTPAPLPFPGDI from the exons ATGGGCTCCTCCAAGTTTATTATTATCTTCATTAATATTGCTATTATAGCTATCTCATTGGTTCCTTCAATTTCAGCAGTTGATTACATTGTTGGGGATGAAGCAGGGTGGACAACAAACTTCGATTATCAAGCTTGGGCTCAGGATAAGATGTTTTTTGTTGGTGACACACTAG CATTCAACTATCCGGCGGGAGAACATAATGTTTTCAAAGTAAATGGTACGGATTTCAGACAATGCTCAACACCATTGGGTTCAGTGCCATTGACGAGTGGAAACGATGTGATAACATTAGCAACTCCGGGAAGAAAATGGTACTTGTGTGGTGTTTCTCAACATTGCTCCCTCGGCGGCCAAAAGCTCTCTCTTTATGTGATTGATCAGTTTGCATGGTCTCCCATGTACCCACCAACTCCAGCTCCATTACCATTTCCTGGTGACATATAA